The Acetivibrio saccincola genome window below encodes:
- a CDS encoding GntR family transcriptional regulator produces MINKYSDIPLYCQLKNIIMANIESGVYPPDSKIPSEQEFCELYNISRPTVRQAISELTNNGYLYKEKGKGTFVSRPKTSIDVKTYTGFTDSILDNELTDNREVLSVETVEGKECGKILEIFKANSGQSTQFAKVVFRTKHDDDVFSFNTSFIPLNLFPDIIDDIKNKKASHDILRGKYPLVPVKSSSSLEVVFTDSKEAQYLMVQPGHPLLKITNTITSKSGQVVEYVISKYRSDKCRLIFENYKRQI; encoded by the coding sequence GTGATTAATAAGTACAGTGATATACCTCTTTATTGTCAACTTAAAAATATAATTATGGCCAATATAGAAAGCGGGGTTTATCCTCCTGATTCTAAAATACCATCAGAGCAAGAGTTTTGTGAGCTTTATAATATAAGCCGCCCGACTGTAAGGCAGGCTATAAGCGAATTGACAAACAATGGCTATTTGTACAAAGAAAAGGGCAAAGGAACTTTTGTATCAAGACCTAAGACCTCGATTGATGTAAAAACATATACAGGTTTTACAGACTCAATTTTAGATAATGAACTTACAGATAACCGGGAGGTACTTTCTGTTGAAACAGTAGAGGGGAAAGAATGTGGAAAGATTCTGGAAATTTTTAAAGCAAATTCTGGACAAAGTACACAGTTTGCAAAAGTGGTTTTTAGGACTAAGCATGATGATGATGTTTTTTCCTTCAACACATCATTCATTCCATTAAATTTATTTCCAGACATAATAGATGATATTAAAAATAAAAAAGCATCCCATGATATATTAAGAGGCAAGTATCCCCTTGTTCCTGTAAAAAGCAGCAGTTCTTTAGAGGTTGTTTTTACTGACTCAAAAGAGGCTCAGTACTTAATGGTACAGCCGGGACATCCTCTTTTAAAAATAACAAACACCATAACTTCAAAAAGCGGTCAGGTAGTAGAATATGTCATATCAAAGTACAGATCTGATAAATGCAGGTTAATATTTGAAAATTATAAAAGGCAAATTTAG